The Candidatus Desulfofervidus auxilii DNA segment TTAAAGCAAGTATTAAAAATATTTGGAGGTGAAGTAGTTACTCCATCACGGAGGAAACAATGAACATCAACCAATTAATGAAACAAGCTAAAAAAATGCAGGCTAAAATGGCAGAGTTGCAAGCAGAACTAGAGCAAAAAACTGTAGAATCTTCTGCAGGTGGTGGAATGGTAAAGGTAATAGCAAACGGGAAACAGGAAATTTTATCTATTACTATAGACCCAGAGGTAGTCAATGCAGAGGATATAGAAATGCTTCAAGACCTCATTTTAGCGGCAGTGAATGATGCCCTGAGAAAGGCCCAAGAAATGGTGGCAGAAGAGATGAGTAAAATAACTGGAGGATTAAAGATTCCTGGTTTATTCTAAAAAATTTTTAAATTTCAGTAGCTGCAAATTGGTTACAAAAGATAAGGTTTAAATAAAGAGTCAATTTTATTAGGACTTCGTCAAAGTAATTTTAACGGAGATCCAAATGATAAGCGCAATGGCTCAATGCAGAATGCAGAATGCAAATTGAAAAATGCAAAATCGCCTTCTGTTAAATTGGAACGTCAGCACGTTAGAACGATGAGACGTGCTTAGTCCTTAGTCCCTAGTCCTTAGTCCTTAGTCCCTAGTCAATTCTAGTCTTCTTTTTGATTGAGGCATTACAAAGTTGCAAGTTGGAAAGTTGGCAAGTTAACACGTTAGCACGTTAGAATTGGGAATTAGGAACTGGGAATTGGGAATTTCTATTTTCTATTTTCTGTTTCCCGTTTCCCTTTCCTTCTTTATGCACGTTTACAAAGTTGCAAGTTAGAAAGTTTGCAAGTTAACACGTTGGAAATGGAAACTGGGAATTTCTGTTTTCCGTTTTCTATTTTCTTAACTGTATTTTGTAGGTTTGAACTTTCCATTTAAAAAGTCAAGTAAAAAATGGAAATATTTTTTAAGCAGCCTTCTCCATTTCCTCCTTTAAGATATAGTCTCGGTCTTCTTTTAACATCTTAAAAATAACTTTTATCAATTGTCTAGCAAGGCAGCGCAAGGCATGGTTATGCTCTTTCCCTTCAGTCCGTTTTTTAGCATAGTAAGTAGCGGATTCTGAAACATACCGAATTGTGCAGCCCGCAATTTCAATCATAGTTGCTTTACATATCTTATTAGCCTTATATACAACTCTTGTCCTTTTGTGTTTACCAGACTCATCATCTATACAGGCTACACCACAATAGATCGCAAGTTGCCTCTCGTTTTTAAATCTNTTGATATCTCCAATTTCTCCGACCAATCTGCTTGAAAGCTTTGTTCCTACTCCTGAGATACTTTTTAAACGCTTGACCTCAGAACTCTTTTCTCCTAGCTTTTCCAGCTTCTTATCCAACATCTCAATCTCCTCTTTTAGTTCTAAAATACGCCGAGAATGAGATGATATAATCGTTTTGTATATATCTGCCAGTTCTTCGACGTATTTTGTGTTGCGAAGACTTTCTAACATTAAAGAGGCCTGTTTTTTNCCAATCATCTTTATTTTAAGTAAAGCTCCCATAGTAAGTCTCTTATATCTCGAAAAATCAGGATACCTTACCAGAAGCCTCAACATCTTCTTGCTGTCTGTATCACCAATCTCTAATATCTCAGGACATACTTCTAATAGCCTTTTTCGAAGCCTGTTTTGCAACCTTATCTTCTCATCTATCAGGGTTTGTTGATGCCGAGACAGAATCTTTAACTTTTCATTGATTTTTGTTGCCTTCTCTACCGCAATGAATGCCTTTTCATTTTCAGCGTCTAAATAATCTCTTAATTTCAGCATTTTTGCTAACATTTTTGCGTCCCTTTTATCGTTACGCCATTCTGCCCCAAATACATTCCGAAATTGTTTTAATTTTAAATTATCTACATTGTATAAGGTGAATCCGCTCTCTATAAGTATCCGATCAAATGGTGCTCCGTATCCATTCTTTCCTTCAATTGCAAATGATATTATCCCACCTTCTCTTTTCTCAATCTCTCTAAATTCTCTAACTGCCTTATAAAATTCACTGAATTTGTGTGCTATCTTCTGGTCATACAAAATCTGTTCTTCATCATCCATGATAATTATGTGATGATTATCACTGCCAATATCGATTCCTCCAGATAACCTTTTCACGCCTCACCCTCCTTTATGTTTGATATTTTATGGCTCTGCCAATACCTTTATCCCGTCTATAATAGCCACTTAAAGGCACCTTTCCATTAGACAGGGTATTGGCAGGAGAACATCCGGCAATTCAAACCGAGTCACAATAATTCAACATTATTGACTGACCCCGTTAGCCACAAATGTTCCCCTAGCCATTTATCATTTATATCACATAAAGAAGGCTTCTTAATTTCATTCCCTATTTTTTACTCTCACTTTTAATTATAGACCCCAATTCCACTACATTTGGCTATTTCATTCCCTCACTATTTCACTACTCACTGGTTTTAATGTTTTGGCATTTAGATATTTGGATTTCATTTGGTATTTGGATTTTGAAATTTGGATTTTTTAGACCATATTTAAACGTTTGTTCTTTTTGTTAAATTACTTATAGCCTGACTTTGACGTAGCCCTGTCAATTTTATATTTGGGGTTTATACGAATTGGGTTAACGGGCTCCTAACTTCTTTCTAAACCTAATACGTAAAATAATAGCACCTAAATTGAGCACAAACACTAAGGAAATTAATACCAAGGCAGTGCCATATTGAATTGCTTTGGTTTCTTCAATATGGGTGCCTGCGGTAGCCAGGACATAGATGTGGTATGGAAGTGCCATTACCTCATCAAATATGGAGTGGGGAAGCCTTGGGGTATAAAAGGCAGCAGCAGTGAACATAATAGGGGCAGTTTCCCCTGCAGCCCGACTCAAGCCCAAAATAGCACTGGTTAAAATTCCAGGGAAGGCGGCAGGTAATACCACTCTAAAAATAGTCTGCCACTTGGTAGCTCCTAAGGCATAAGAAGCCTCTCTATAAGACTGAGGGACTGCCTTTAGTGCCTCTTCAGATGCTTGAATAATAATAGGTAATATTAAAACGCCTAGCGTCAAAGAACCAGAAAGGATAGATGAACCAAATTTAAGATATACTACAAAAAGGGCAAGCCCAAACAGCCCAAAAACAATGGAAGGCACTCCTGCCAGATTGTTAATTCCAATTCTTATAATATGCACAATTTTTCCTTCTTTTGCATATTCAGAAAGGTATATGGCCGTTCCTACCCCTAAAGGAAAGGCAAAAGCAATAGCCCCTAGACTAAGGTAAAATGTGCCTACAATAGCTGGAAATATACCCCCCTTGGTCATGGCCTCTATAGGCGGCTTTGTCAGAAAATCAAAATTTATAGCACTTATACCGTTTTTAAAGATAAAAAATAATATGGAAAAGAGTCCCAGGCATATAATGATAGTAGCCAGATGTATCAAGAAAAATGCAAAAAATTGTTTTATCTTTCTCAAAGTGCCTCCCCTACTTTTTTATATTTTTGGGCAATGTAATAAGCAATAAGATTAAAACCCAAAGTAAAGAAAAAGAGCACCAGACCAATAGCAAAAAGGGCATGATAATGCTCACTGCCTACAGGTGCTTCTCCCATTTCTGCTGCAATCGCCGCTGGCATAGGACGCACCGGGTCAAAAATGCTTTCTGGTATCCATGCAGCCCCTCCTGCCACCATCAAAACCACCATAGTTTCCCCTAATGCTCTTGCTATGCCTAAAATAACCGCCGTGCCTATACCTGATAAAGCAGCCGGCACTACAACATAATAAATAGTCTCCCACTTGGTTGCCCCTAATGCAAAAGAAGCTTCTCTTAATTCTGAAGGCACATTGTGCAAAGCATCTTCAGAAATACTAGTAATGGTGGGAATAGACATTAATGCAAGCATTAAAGAGGCATTAAAGGCATTTAATCCTGTAGATAGATTAAACGTCTTTTGTAAAAAAGGTGCTATAATGGTCATACCAAAAAGGCCAATCACTACAGAAGGCAGTGCTGCCAAAAGTTCAATGAGAGGCTTTAGTATCTCTTTTATAAAAGGTCTTGCCAATTCAGAGATATAAATTGCTGAAAGCACTCCTAGAGGGACAGCTATAAGGGATGAAAGGAGAGTTACTACCAACGAGCCTATAATCAATGGCAAAATGCCAAAGGCAGGTGGCTCATCTGTAGGATACCATTCTTTACCAAATAAAAATGTCTTTAAAGACACCTTTTTAAAAATGGGAAGCCCTTCTTTAAAAAGGAAAATGGCAATAAAGGCAAGAGAAAAGATGGAAACCAGGGCCAAGCATAAAAATACCATTTTTATTATGATTTCCTTTGTTTTCATAAAAACTGATTATTAGCACCTTTTTGTTACAATTTTATTACCAAATTGTGACATAAAATTATTAAAAATGTCATCATTTTGTAATGAATTTGGTATATTTTGACCAAAATTTTTTAGGAGGTTAAAATGAGAAGTGTTTTTTTAGTTTTTTTACTGGTGTTTTTGCCACTCACTTTGTTAGAGGCAAACATTGATTTACCAAAGGGACTGAAAGGGGTTTCTATTGGAGGATTGTGGTATTTGGATTTTAAGAGTGGAGAAGATAAAGAAGGAAAAGATTATAGTGGGTGGGGTATTACTAGAGGGTATATAAATATAAAAAAACAAATTACGCCTTGGTTTCATGCACGGGTTACTCCTGATGTGACAAGGGATAGAGATGGTGATGTAAAGGTAAGACTAAAATATCTTTATGGGAAATTTTATTTTAAAAATTTTTTATTTTTTACGAATAATTTCATAGAGATTGGACAGATTCATTTTCCCTGGCTGGATTTTGAGGAACATGTAAATCCCTATCGCTGTCAGGGCACTATGTTTCAAGAAAGAAATCATATGTTTAATTCAGCAGACCAAGGAATTGCCTGGTTTGGATATTTTGGTGGTGAAATGAGTGAAAAATATAAGGAAGAAGTTAATAAATACTATGCTGGTCGCTATGGCAGCTTTGCCTTTGGAGTATATAACGGCAGTGGCTATCATCAAGGTGAAAAAAATACTAATAAAGCCTTAGAGACGCGTATTACTTTAAGACCACTACCTAATATTTTACCAGGATTACAATTTACTTATTTTGGGATCTTGGGTAAAGGGAATCTTTCTAATGAAGGGGAAAATTATAAAGAGCAAAAAGTCTATTTTCCTGGGACTGATAATATAGCCACAGGAGACCCACCTGATTGGTATGTAAATACATTTTTTATTAGCTATCAGGCACCTGCTTTCACTATCACCGCTGAATATGCTAGGGATAAAGGGTCTCAAAATGGATTTTATAAAGGGGATGATGGAAAACTTTACCGTGATGAAAGAGACAAGAGGGGGTTTTCCTTTTGGGGTATGTATAGAATACCCTGGTATAAAAAATTGAAAGTTTGGGCAAGATACGATGTGTGGGACCCAAATCTAGATAGCACCAATGATATTCAAAGAAGATTAATTACCTCCATAAGTCATGATATTTATAAAGGGGTTTGGGGTTGTATGTTTTTAATCACTTTTGAAAAACTTTGGCATGATAATCCTCATTATGAAGATGAGTATTTTGGTCAAACCGTATTACAGTTAAAGTTTTAACTCCCATGACAGGACTTCCCCAGAATTGTTTTATTTTAAAGTTATCGCGGTTTTGAGTAGATATTGTTAGCCTCAGCCTTCAAAAAAGGGACTAAGATTTTATCAGCATAACAAAGAATCTGTTTAAATTTCCCCCCATAGGCAGGGGTTTCACCAAAGAGTTCTTGGCGGAGAATATTTAGCTCTTTATTATCTGTAGAAATCAAACTCAATGGCTTTGTATTAAGCAGATATCTTTCTTTTAAGAGAAGAGATTTTGCCTTTTCTAAAAAGGGCAAAACAATTTTTACTAAGGTTTCCAAGTGAGGAATGATTAAATCAGGAGAAACAAAAACTGGCTTTTTATGTGTATATCTATTTATTTCCTTTATTAAAAGATAAAGGGTAAGATAATGAAATCCCCTTATGCCTTTTCGCCATCTGAGCATCCAGGGTTTATACCAATACCAAAGAAAATTTCTTTGACCAAATTGGAAAAATTCCTCCATTGCCATTTTAAGTTTTTTTATAAGCTTTAAAACATATTTGGGCATTTCTTCATAAGACTTTAATGGTTGAGTTGGTATGGCAAAGGGCTTGTTAAAAAAGGAATGATATAGATTGAATAAGGCCAAGGCTTCCCAGGGATTATCAGGTGTGTCTAAGTGAGGATAAGTAAGCACTACTTTACCCTGGTCATATTTCCCCTCTAAAAGGGCAGGTTGATTTTTTAAAATACCAGGGTCTATGTTTACTTGATATTGTTCTTCCCATTTTTGTATTTTACTGTATTTCTTGAGGTCTAAAATGTTTAAATCAGCTACAAAAAATTCTGGGCTGATGTCACTGTATGTTCCTAAAATTGTAATGGCTTCTTTATCTTGAACCTCAAATAGGGCTGGCCACCAGACATTAAAAGGAGCCTCATTTGGAATACCCTCCCATAAAGGGTGGGAAGTAGTTTGTTTGAGGACAATCTTTCCATAAAAATTAGCGATGCCCCTGTTTTTTTTTCGCTTTATGGGTAAAAGTCCCAAACCATCTGTATCACTCAAGGCCAAACCTGCTCCTCCACATATGCCCAAGTAATTTCCCCCTTGTCTCACAAATTTCCTAATTTCCTTCTTTCCTTTTTCACCTAAAGCCTCACTTTTAGGACCAGACCATCCTCCTGGAACCAGCAAAAGATGGTGTTTTTCTAATATTCCCTGTTTAATTTCTTCTGCTGTGATTACTGAGCAAGGGATGCCAAGTTTTTTTAACTGCCAGAAAGTCATAAGGCCAAACAAATAGCTTCCATTCCATAAAAGGGCAACATGGCCCAAATGAAGAGGTTTAAGAGAAGAAGTGTGATTTAAATCAATTACCTTGGCATTTTTCTTTTCCTTTAGAAAATAGAAATTACGCCCTTGACGGTAAACAGGTAGTTCATCTTTTAATAATTGGGCAACATCTTTTAAAACCTGGCATGAAGTAGTCTTCCATTTTAGCCAAAAAAACTGCATAAAAAACATTATATTTGTAAGAAATCTGTGTGTCAATTTTTAGATATTTTCCATTTAAAAAATTTATAGCTCTATAAATATTTTCAATTAGATTTTTGAAAGGAGATTGTAATAAATAGAATTATCAATACGAGAGGAGGAAATAAAGCATCTTCAGGGGGCATTACATGCCCCTTGAATTTCTATTAAATTATTTCTCTATCCAAGGTTCTATATTGAATAGCTTCGGCAATATGTTGAGGTAAAATCTTTTCTTCTGCTTCTAAATCGGCAATAGTGCGGGCAATCTTTAAGATACGCGTATAGGCCCTAGCACTTAAACCCAATCGTTCCATGGCGGTTTCAAGCAATGTCTTTCCTGTCTTATCAGGCACACAAAATTTGTTTACCAACTTAGTGCCCAT contains these protein-coding regions:
- a CDS encoding YbaB/EbfC family nucleoid-associated protein — encoded protein: MNINQLMKQAKKMQAKMAELQAELEQKTVESSAGGGMVKVIANGKQEILSITIDPEVVNAEDIEMLQDLILAAVNDALRKAQEMVAEEMSKITGGLKIPGLF
- a CDS encoding transposase gives rise to the protein RFKNERQLAIYCGVACIDDESGKHKRTRVVYKANKICKATMIEIAGCTIRYVSESATYYAKKRTEGKEHNHALRCLARQLIKVIFKMLKEDRDYILKEEMEKAA
- the pstA gene encoding phosphate ABC transporter permease PstA, with the translated sequence MRKIKQFFAFFLIHLATIIICLGLFSILFFIFKNGISAINFDFLTKPPIEAMTKGGIFPAIVGTFYLSLGAIAFAFPLGVGTAIYLSEYAKEGKIVHIIRIGINNLAGVPSIVFGLFGLALFVVYLKFGSSILSGSLTLGVLILPIIIQASEEALKAVPQSYREASYALGATKWQTIFRVVLPAAFPGILTSAILGLSRAAGETAPIMFTAAAFYTPRLPHSIFDEVMALPYHIYVLATAGTHIEETKAIQYGTALVLISLVFVLNLGAIILRIRFRKKLGAR
- the pstC gene encoding phosphate ABC transporter permease subunit PstC; its protein translation is MKTKEIIIKMVFLCLALVSIFSLAFIAIFLFKEGLPIFKKVSLKTFLFGKEWYPTDEPPAFGILPLIIGSLVVTLLSSLIAVPLGVLSAIYISELARPFIKEILKPLIELLAALPSVVIGLFGMTIIAPFLQKTFNLSTGLNAFNASLMLALMSIPTITSISEDALHNVPSELREASFALGATKWETIYYVVVPAALSGIGTAVILGIARALGETMVVLMVAGGAAWIPESIFDPVRPMPAAIAAEMGEAPVGSEHYHALFAIGLVLFFFTLGFNLIAYYIAQKYKKVGEAL
- a CDS encoding BPL-N domain-containing protein, whose product is MQFFWLKWKTTSCQVLKDVAQLLKDELPVYRQGRNFYFLKEKKNAKVIDLNHTSSLKPLHLGHVALLWNGSYLFGLMTFWQLKKLGIPCSVITAEEIKQGILEKHHLLLVPGGWSGPKSEALGEKGKKEIRKFVRQGGNYLGICGGAGLALSDTDGLGLLPIKRKKNRGIANFYGKIVLKQTTSHPLWEGIPNEAPFNVWWPALFEVQDKEAITILGTYSDISPEFFVADLNILDLKKYSKIQKWEEQYQVNIDPGILKNQPALLEGKYDQGKVVLTYPHLDTPDNPWEALALFNLYHSFFNKPFAIPTQPLKSYEEMPKYVLKLIKKLKMAMEEFFQFGQRNFLWYWYKPWMLRWRKGIRGFHYLTLYLLIKEINRYTHKKPVFVSPDLIIPHLETLVKIVLPFLEKAKSLLLKERYLLNTKPLSLISTDNKELNILRQELFGETPAYGGKFKQILCYADKILVPFLKAEANNIYSKPR